One window from the genome of Anopheles merus strain MAF chromosome 3R, AmerM5.1, whole genome shotgun sequence encodes:
- the LOC121598015 gene encoding ruvB-like helicase 2, with amino-acid sequence MTDLEKIEIRDVTRIERIGAHSHIRGLGLDDVLEARTVSQGMVGQKEARRAAGIVVQMVREGKIAGRCILLAGEPSTGKTAIAVGMAQALGNETPFTSMSGSEIYSLEMNKTEALSQALRKSIGLRIKEETEIIEGEVVEIQIDRPATGTGQKVGKVTMKTTDMETNYDLGNKIIECFIKEKIQAGDIITIDKASGKVSKLGRSFTRARDYDATGSQTRFVQCPEGELQKRKEVVHTVSLHEIDVINSRTHGFLALFSGDTGEIKQEVRDQINSKVIEWREEGKAEINPGVLFIDECHMLDIECFSFLNRALESDMAPVVVMATNRGITKIRGTHYRSPHGIPIDLLDRMIIIRTVPYTEKEIKEILKIRCEEEDCQINSDALMVLGRIATETSLRYAIQSITTASLVSKRRKAAEIMVEDIRKVYSLFLDEKRSSKILKEYQDEYLFYDDSLPKAEGQQAQAMEVESN; translated from the coding sequence ATGACGGATCTGGAGAAGATTGAAATCCGGGATGTGACCCGTATCGAGCGTATCGGGGCCCACTCGCACATCCGCGGTCTCGGGCTGGACGATGTGCTGGAAGCGCGAACCGTGTCCCAGGGTATGGTCGGCCAGAAGGAAGCACGCCGAGCCGCCGGTATTGTGGTGCAAATGGTACGCGAAGGAAAAATTGCCGGTCGGTGCATTCTGCTGGCGGGCGAACCAAGTACGGGCAAGACGGCCATCGCCGTCGGTATGGCCCAGGCACTGGGCAACGAGACACCTTTCACTAGCATGTCCGGATCGGAGATCTATTCGCTCGAGATGAACAAAACCGAGGCACTGTCGCAGGCGCTGCGTAAAAGTATCGGGCTGAGGATTAAAGAGGAGACGGAAATTATCGAGGGCGAGGTGGTCGAGATACAGATTGATCGGCCAGCAACGGGCACGGGCCAGAAGGTGGGCAAAGTGACGATGAAAACAACGGACATGGAGACGAACTACGATCTTGGCAACAAGATCATCGAGTGCTTCATCAAGGAGAAGATCCAGGCGGGTGATATCATCACCATCGACAAAGCGTCCGGTAAGGTGTCGAAGTTGGGACGTAGCTTTACGCGAGCACGCGATTACGATGCGACCGGCTCGCAGACACGCTTCGTGCAGTGTCCCGAGGGGGAGTTGCAAAAGCGCAAGGAGGTGGTGCACACGGTATCGTTGCACGAAATCGACGTCATTAACAGCCGGACGCACGGTTTCTTGGCACTGTTTTCGGGCGATACGGGCGAAATAAAGCAGGAGGTACGGGACCAGATCAACAGCAAGGTGATCGAATGGCGCGAAGAGGGAAAGGCGGAGATAAACCCGGGCGTGCTGTTTATCGACGAGTGCCACATGCTGGACATTGAGTGTTTCTCCTTCCTGAACCGGGCGCTGGAGAGCGATATGGcaccggtggtggtgatggcgaCGAATCGTGGCATTACGAAAATCCGCGGCACACACTACCGCAGTCCGCACGGCATCCCGATCGATTTACTGGATCGTATGATTATCATTCGCACCGTTCCGTACACGGAGAAGGAGATTAAGGAGATTCTGAAGATTCGCTGCGAGGAGGAAGACTGTCAGATTAACAGCGATGCGCTGATGGTGCTTGGGCGCATTGCGACGGAAACAAGCCTGCGGTACGCAATTCAATCCATCACGACGGCCAGTCTGGTGAGCAAACGGCGCAAGGCAGCGGAAATTATGGTGGAAGACATCCGGAAGGTGTACTCGCTATTCCTGGACGAGAAGCGGTCGAGCAAGATTTTGAAGGAATATCAGGATGAGTATTTGTTCTATGACGACAGCTTGCCGAAGGCGGAAGGACAGCAGGCGCAAGCGATGGAGGTGGAGAGTAATTGA